In the Populus nigra chromosome 2, ddPopNigr1.1, whole genome shotgun sequence genome, aaagaaaaaagaaaacatcctTCGAATTTTGAAAAGATGATTCTCAGTCAAACACTCGCCAAACATGcctttactttcttttctttttccatttccTTCCTTCTGTGGTTGTTTATCTGTTtcatctctctctttatatatatatatccactttTCTTACTCTCTTCATGACATAATCTCCATAGCTAAGgcctctctctccccctccccctcccccccctccctccctctctatcCCCCCATAATGGCTTCCAAGATCTTCATGCCAAATCCAAGTGCAAACCATGTTGCATATTCAGCGAGCATGGGACCCCGGTCTCATTCTATTGGGCAGGTTTGTTTGCCCAATAAGAGCACTGCTGAAACCACTGCGTCTATATCACAGTCACTTGTTGCTTCTTCTATAACACCAACCATGTCAACAAAATTAGACAAAACTAGCTCTACTAGAACCTCTACTTTGGCTCACATGTGGAGGGAGGTTCAAGGTTGCAACAATTGGGAGGGCCTTGTCGAACCCTTGCACCCTTTTCTCCGGCAAGAGATCATTCGATATGGGGAATTTGTCACTGCTTGTTATCAGGCCTTTGATCTCGACCCCAACTCCAAGAGATACTTGACTTGCAAGTATGGCAAGAAGAACTTGTTTAGAGAAGTTGGAATGGGAAATCCCGGTTACGAAGTCACCAAGTACATCTACGCCACTCCGGATGTCAACATTCCAATCCAAAATGAACCCTCTTGCGGGCGTTGGGTTGGATATGTAGCTGTATCTTCAGATGATGCAGTTAAGAGACTTGGGAGGAGAGACATAGTCATTACATTTCGAGGAACAGTGACAAACCCGGAGTGGATTGCAAATTTCATGAGCTCGCTGACCCCAGCAAAGCTAGACCACAATAATCCACGCCCAGACGTGAAAGTAGAGTCTGGTTTTTTGAGCCTGTACACTTCAAATGAAAGTGATGACAAGTTCGGACTAAAAAGCTGCCGCGAACAGCTTCTATCCGAAGTATCAAGGCTCTTAAACAGGTACAAAGGTGAGGAACTTAGCATTTCCTTGTCAGGCCATAGCATGGGAAGTTCGCTGGCTCTTCTTCTTGCATATGATATTGCCGAACTTGGATT is a window encoding:
- the LOC133682960 gene encoding galactolipase DONGLE, chloroplastic; amino-acid sequence: MASKIFMPNPSANHVAYSASMGPRSHSIGQVCLPNKSTAETTASISQSLVASSITPTMSTKLDKTSSTRTSTLAHMWREVQGCNNWEGLVEPLHPFLRQEIIRYGEFVTACYQAFDLDPNSKRYLTCKYGKKNLFREVGMGNPGYEVTKYIYATPDVNIPIQNEPSCGRWVGYVAVSSDDAVKRLGRRDIVITFRGTVTNPEWIANFMSSLTPAKLDHNNPRPDVKVESGFLSLYTSNESDDKFGLKSCREQLLSEVSRLLNRYKGEELSISLSGHSMGSSLALLLAYDIAELGLNRLGPNLDIPVTVFSFGGPRVGNLGFKERCEELGVRVLRIVNVNDPITKLPGVFLNENFRVLGGRYEFPWSCSCYAHVGVEIVLDFFNMQNPSCVHDLGSYISLLKCPKKGDQVRKDEQNIFIRARESILSRAQNTNMEPLRNAASNLVNLFQNV